The following are encoded together in the Oceanobacillus zhaokaii genome:
- a CDS encoding n-acetylglutamate synthase: MINYNGRRFVSIENTENGEVSSKTIFDYIQEGKIISGTYSGGEIVKGILVGVIMEDSCLEFRYNHVNNKNEIRGRQCISTPEILPDGRVRLYENWKWLDSEATEGNSIIEEISI; encoded by the coding sequence GTGATTAATTATAATGGTCGTAGATTTGTTTCAATAGAAAATACAGAAAACGGTGAAGTTTCTTCAAAGACTATTTTTGATTACATACAAGAGGGGAAGATCATCTCTGGAACATATAGTGGTGGGGAAATTGTAAAGGGGATATTGGTTGGAGTAATAATGGAAGACAGTTGCTTAGAGTTTAGATATAACCACGTTAACAACAAAAATGAAATTAGAGGTAGACAATGTATTTCTACTCCTGAAATCTTACCAGATGGGCGAGTAAGGTTATATGAAAATTGGAAATGGCTTGATTCAGAAGCTACTGAGGGAAATTCAATTATTGAGGAAATTAGTATATAA
- a CDS encoding M20 family metallopeptidase has translation MKDPYTPQVLHGGEWGYEEDVIRGRGLTEQVASLAAATAAMNALATSQEWSGRPIELGFATTVSGETGDHASAEHVVSMLGRAPTWTVVCVATNCQVGIGNKGRVDVHLETQGKSSHSSAPENGKNALVDACKVIQVLGRETLPVHHELGNATLTPIAIRSFPESPHTIPDRCSVTLDRRLNPGEDPSQVIRSIERALEPFPELNISVQPGKYMYPNQLDPHSPLCLAAVDAVNSNDLNGITVYQKSAQDAGYFTHIGSETLCLGPGDRRFAHTEVEVVPIRHVQKMAQAYLDVLLTLGKGDS, from the coding sequence ATGAAGGATCCCTACACTCCCCAAGTTCTCCACGGGGGGGAGTGGGGCTATGAGGAGGACGTCATTCGCGGTCGCGGCCTGACAGAGCAGGTTGCATCGTTAGCCGCGGCTACCGCGGCGATGAATGCTCTCGCCACTTCCCAAGAATGGAGCGGACGCCCAATTGAGCTCGGTTTTGCTACGACTGTCTCCGGAGAGACTGGTGACCATGCATCTGCAGAGCATGTCGTTTCGATGCTCGGGCGTGCCCCGACGTGGACGGTTGTGTGTGTGGCTACCAATTGCCAAGTCGGTATCGGAAATAAAGGTCGGGTCGACGTCCACCTGGAGACGCAAGGAAAGTCGAGCCATTCAAGTGCGCCTGAGAACGGCAAAAACGCCCTCGTTGACGCGTGCAAAGTGATCCAGGTTCTAGGGCGAGAGACTCTTCCGGTCCACCATGAACTCGGAAATGCTACCCTTACCCCGATCGCCATTCGGTCTTTTCCGGAGAGCCCTCACACGATTCCAGATCGATGCAGTGTCACGTTGGATCGGCGGTTAAATCCTGGCGAGGATCCTTCGCAAGTCATTCGGTCCATTGAGCGGGCACTTGAACCTTTTCCTGAACTTAACATAAGTGTTCAGCCAGGGAAGTACATGTATCCTAACCAACTCGATCCACACTCGCCACTTTGTCTGGCCGCAGTGGACGCTGTTAATTCAAATGACTTGAACGGGATAACCGTTTATCAGAAGTCTGCACAGGATGCAGGATACTTTACTCACATTGGGAGCGAAACGTTGTGCCTCGGCCCAGGGGATAGGCGCTTTGCTCACACAGAAGTGGAAGTCGTCCCGATCCGGCATGTACAGAAAATGGCGCAGGCTTACTTGGATGTTCTTCTTACACTAGGAAAGGGTGACTCTTAG
- a CDS encoding VOC family protein — translation MEIKSLTLHTNNLKKMREFYVDTFGFPLLMEDENSFRIGIGSSELEFTSENVEGHPYYHFAFNIFANKFEEAKSWVKERVQLNVRDGEDEVYFSHFQAHALYFYDPAGNIVEFISRPLTAKKGEGSFSIEGILNISEIGLTVADAISAGEKLIEVGINERDNDPLSSTSLNFMGEKSKGIFIILNQPGREWIFSNKLSAIYPMEITTTNNSKIVLNSEHILEVYQGQKNEL, via the coding sequence ATGGAAATAAAGTCATTAACTCTTCACACAAATAATCTCAAGAAAATGAGAGAATTTTATGTAGACACGTTTGGGTTTCCTTTACTTATGGAGGATGAGAATAGTTTTCGTATTGGAATTGGTTCTAGTGAATTGGAATTTACATCAGAAAATGTAGAAGGTCATCCCTATTACCATTTTGCTTTTAATATTTTTGCCAATAAATTTGAAGAGGCTAAATCATGGGTAAAAGAAAGAGTACAACTGAACGTAAGGGATGGAGAGGATGAAGTATATTTTTCACATTTCCAAGCTCATGCTTTATATTTCTACGATCCCGCTGGTAATATTGTTGAGTTTATTTCAAGACCTTTAACCGCTAAAAAAGGAGAGGGGTCTTTCTCTATTGAAGGTATATTAAACATTAGTGAAATAGGACTTACTGTAGCTGATGCTATAAGTGCTGGCGAAAAATTAATTGAAGTTGGAATAAACGAACGAGATAATGACCCATTAAGTTCTACATCACTTAACTTTATGGGAGAAAAATCAAAAGGAATATTTATTATACTTAATCAGCCAGGGAGAGAATGGATATTTTCTAATAAATTATCGGCCATATATCCCATGGAAATTACCACAACTAATAATAGTAAAATTGTTTTAAATTCCGAACACATATTAGAAGTTTACCAAGGACAAAAAAATGAACTATAA
- a CDS encoding DJ-1/PfpI family protein, whose protein sequence is MVDKTTKWTTSVCTGSLLLASAGLLNGRKATSHWRVINLLSDFGAITTRDRVVEQEKYITVAGVSAGIDMALHLSNKLVGEVETKAIQLTIEYDPQPIFNSGNFSNAEEKIKKIAEKKLSKDAKKGLGLLGMIKNSKNILKLNK, encoded by the coding sequence ATAGTAGATAAAACTACAAAATGGACCACTTCTGTCTGTACAGGTTCTTTATTATTGGCTTCAGCAGGTTTACTCAATGGAAGAAAAGCAACATCGCATTGGAGAGTTATCAATTTGCTTAGTGATTTTGGAGCAATTACAACAAGAGATAGAGTAGTAGAACAAGAAAAATATATAACTGTAGCAGGAGTATCTGCTGGTATTGATATGGCTTTACATTTATCTAATAAACTTGTTGGGGAAGTTGAAACCAAGGCAATACAGCTTACTATTGAATATGATCCACAACCAATATTTAATTCTGGTAATTTTTCAAATGCAGAAGAAAAGATAAAAAAAATTGCAGAGAAAAAATTATCAAAAGACGCAAAAAAGGGACTTGGGTTACTAGGTATGATAAAAAATTCAAAAAATATACTTAAATTAAATAAATAG
- a CDS encoding GNAT family N-acetyltransferase, which produces MACGWVKLPGSLMFQVDPNFTELSKDVIDWFDKITETNEQRVTVLETESHLISALEDSLFNPLEETPEVLTKISLDSCPFPVKLPDKFKARHIKGSEDLKKRVAVHRAAFQSLRVTEESYFNVMNAYPYDSSLDWVIESPNGELVAFCLIWFDEVNKVGLLEPVGTDPGFWRMGLASSVCKLALNALSEKGAKTAIVVCTSPDTYEFYKSIGFEQFAQTKSFHRLKNTNNN; this is translated from the coding sequence GTGGCTTGTGGATGGGTAAAACTACCTGGCAGTTTAATGTTTCAAGTTGACCCTAATTTTACTGAATTATCCAAGGATGTCATTGATTGGTTTGATAAAATAACTGAAACCAATGAACAAAGGGTAACCGTCCTAGAAACTGAGTCTCATCTTATTTCAGCCTTAGAAGATTCTTTATTCAACCCTTTAGAAGAAACTCCTGAAGTCCTAACAAAAATTTCATTGGATAGCTGTCCTTTCCCTGTTAAATTGCCAGATAAGTTTAAAGCTCGACATATCAAGGGCTCTGAAGATTTAAAGAAACGAGTGGCAGTACATAGGGCTGCATTTCAATCATTAAGAGTCACAGAAGAAAGTTACTTTAATGTTATGAATGCCTATCCTTACGATTCATCTCTTGATTGGGTAATAGAATCCCCAAATGGCGAGTTAGTAGCATTTTGTTTAATTTGGTTTGATGAAGTTAACAAGGTTGGATTACTGGAACCTGTGGGAACGGATCCGGGATTTTGGAGAATGGGGTTAGCTAGCTCGGTTTGTAAGCTTGCTCTCAATGCGTTGAGTGAAAAAGGAGCAAAAACTGCAATTGTTGTTTGTACTTCCCCGGATACTTATGAATTTTACAAGTCTATTGGGTTTGAACAATTTGCTCAAACAAAATCATTTCATCGTCTTAAAAATACAAATAATAATTGA
- a CDS encoding GNAT family N-acetyltransferase — protein MVANMWSGSKVRLRPVIPSDWKYFHNNDQDSESARLCDSIYFPRSEDRTKSWAEHTSTKPSEDDNVFLAIETLDGTLVGSINANSCNPRNGTFKYGVAIFREHWRQGYASEAIRILLRYYFEELRYHKVNAYVYAFNDGSRALQEHLGFVQEGILREMIFTQGKHYDEYVYGQTRVEFEKVNLI, from the coding sequence ATGGTTGCTAATATGTGGTCAGGTTCAAAAGTTAGATTACGTCCTGTGATACCATCAGATTGGAAATATTTTCATAATAATGACCAGGATTCGGAAAGTGCAAGATTATGTGATTCCATTTATTTTCCGAGGTCGGAAGACAGAACTAAATCCTGGGCGGAACACACATCCACTAAGCCATCAGAAGATGATAATGTATTTCTTGCAATTGAAACACTTGATGGAACGCTTGTTGGAAGTATCAATGCAAACAGTTGTAATCCTCGTAATGGCACCTTTAAATACGGGGTAGCTATATTTCGTGAACATTGGCGACAAGGATATGCTTCCGAAGCTATAAGGATTTTACTTCGTTATTATTTTGAGGAATTACGTTACCATAAGGTTAACGCTTATGTTTATGCCTTCAATGATGGGTCACGTGCTTTGCAGGAGCATCTTGGATTTGTCCAAGAGGGGATTCTCAGGGAAATGATTTTTACGCAGGGCAAGCATTATGACGAGTATGTTTACGGACAAACAAGAGTTGAGTTTGAAAAAGTCAATCTTATTTAA
- a CDS encoding SurA N-terminal domain-containing protein translates to MKKMMFTLITSLMAVVLVACGGNEGSKDDKNDDKAKTAETDQQNEQQMEEMQKKLEAQQIDANKTVAIVNDKEILGSDYNNALASTQGQMQQMGQDPTSKEAAKQVKNQTIDSLVGQTLLLQEADRKSYKVSEEDINKQLDEMKKQFKTEEEFEAALKKSGMDMKTLETQIAEGIKLNKYVEKEVPVDKITDEEIQQMYNQYAEQGKSTGQEVPKLEEVKPQIEQTLHQQKQQEKLAQQVEELKKNAKIDIKI, encoded by the coding sequence ATGAAAAAAATGATGTTTACATTAATAACCAGTCTAATGGCCGTTGTTTTAGTTGCATGCGGAGGAAATGAAGGAAGTAAAGATGATAAAAATGATGATAAAGCAAAAACAGCGGAAACCGATCAGCAGAATGAACAGCAAATGGAAGAAATGCAAAAGAAATTAGAAGCACAGCAAATAGATGCAAATAAAACTGTTGCCATAGTGAATGATAAGGAAATTTTAGGAAGCGACTATAATAACGCTTTAGCATCTACACAAGGGCAAATGCAGCAAATGGGACAAGATCCAACTTCTAAAGAAGCTGCTAAGCAAGTGAAAAACCAAACAATTGATAGCTTAGTCGGACAAACTCTTCTTCTTCAAGAGGCAGATAGAAAAAGCTATAAAGTTTCAGAAGAAGATATTAATAAGCAGCTGGACGAAATGAAAAAACAATTTAAAACAGAAGAAGAATTCGAAGCCGCTCTTAAAAAATCCGGCATGGACATGAAAACACTTGAAACTCAAATAGCTGAAGGTATTAAACTTAATAAGTACGTTGAAAAAGAAGTGCCGGTTGATAAAATAACCGATGAAGAAATTCAACAAATGTATAATCAATATGCGGAACAAGGCAAGAGTACTGGACAAGAAGTTCCAAAGCTTGAAGAAGTAAAACCGCAAATCGAACAAACTCTTCATCAGCAAAAACAGCAGGAAAAACTCGCTCAGCAGGTTGAAGAGTTAAAGAAAAATGCGAAGATTGATATTAAGATTTAA
- a CDS encoding CPBP family intramembrane glutamic endopeptidase, with protein sequence MLLIIVAALFFLGITSISYQQEVFSFFVFIGLLILSFYNKEKRFVILLLLSFLIGFVIFMVSNDFVGTMNISKEIKIILNRLLLVFIIIGIVFNHFFFNKKVSWYNEKPDWKNPIVLPFHKVNTFWFWMIGIIVNVIIYVFFIVQKDIEYIQTLLLFCLFFSLINAVFEEIIWRGILLSALKEHTSTRYAVIVTSIGFGLLHLSIGFSISLSLLISVAGIIYALITIKTNSIYPSIVFHIVINIGMVYSGLIN encoded by the coding sequence TTGTTGTTAATCATTGTTGCGGCTTTATTTTTTCTAGGGATTACTTCTATTTCCTACCAACAGGAAGTATTTTCCTTCTTTGTTTTTATAGGGTTATTGATTTTGTCATTTTATAATAAAGAAAAACGATTCGTTATTTTACTACTGTTATCGTTTCTAATCGGTTTTGTGATATTTATGGTTTCTAATGATTTCGTTGGAACAATGAATATTTCAAAGGAAATAAAAATCATTCTTAATCGTCTTTTACTTGTTTTTATCATTATAGGAATCGTTTTTAACCATTTTTTCTTTAATAAGAAGGTTTCTTGGTACAACGAAAAACCTGATTGGAAAAATCCTATCGTCTTACCGTTTCATAAAGTTAATACATTTTGGTTTTGGATGATTGGAATAATTGTTAATGTAATTATATATGTGTTTTTTATTGTTCAAAAGGATATAGAGTATATTCAAACGCTATTATTGTTTTGTTTGTTTTTTTCACTTATTAATGCAGTTTTTGAGGAAATTATTTGGAGAGGAATATTGCTTTCCGCTCTTAAGGAACACACATCTACAAGGTATGCTGTTATCGTCACAAGTATTGGTTTTGGACTTCTCCACCTATCAATTGGTTTTTCTATTTCTCTCAGTTTGTTAATTTCAGTTGCAGGGATCATTTACGCATTAATCACAATTAAAACAAATAGTATCTATCCGAGTATTGTTTTTCATATCGTAATTAATATTGGAATGGTATATAGCGGATTAATAAACTAA